The Neoarius graeffei isolate fNeoGra1 chromosome 1, fNeoGra1.pri, whole genome shotgun sequence region CTTCAGCACCACCTCCAGCACCAGCTGGCACATCCTATTGGTCCAAACAGAAACAATTAAAAAAGGGCCACGTCAAATACATTTGCAAATGATCAGTTAAATTAAAAATGAACAGCTAGTGTGTGTGTTGACCAGTTCAGGTGGAAGATCCAGATCCTCCTCCACCTCCCATCCTCCTCCTTCCTCCTTCCCCAGAGCTCCTTCCTCACCAAGACCCTCCTGAGCGTCCATAAACCCATCTGCAGAACGACGAGGACAAAATAAATACCAACACCACCACAACACGTCCAaacagaccgagagagagacacacactgaCCTTCATCCAGGTGGAGCTCTGCATCTTCACCCCATCCTTCTCCTCCGGGAGCGTCCATGTCCAGATCGGCTGCCATCTGACCTGCTCTTCCTGCAACAGGAGCGTACGCTAGCATTAGCACATCGCTAACAGAACACACAGGAAACCAGAACCACAGAAGTAGTGACCTGAGCTGACCTTTTGCAGCGATGGCTCCCTCGAAGAAGCCCTTAGAGACAGTGAGGAGGGGCCAGTTTGTGTCCAGAGGGTTGATGGGAGGAGGAGGCTGCAGGAGCTCAGCGTTTGGGTCGACCTCGgggatctacacacacacacacacacacacacctttagtcTAAAGGAGCACACTGAGAAGAAAATCACAGGGTTCTGTTCAAACATGGCAACGTTTACCATCTCCTTCTCGAGGTCAAAGGTCTCTTTGAGAGCCTCAGCCTCCTCGTCCATGCCATGTGTTGCTGCAGTCAGGTAGGCCAGCGactctgcgcacacacacacacaccaggagttATAGTGAGAGACACAGAAGTGCACCTGAGTAAATgagtgtgtatacacacatactTACTCTGTCCACAGTTCTTGAGGATGCGCACTCTCTCACTGACGTCCCCCAGATACAGAGCACCCTGATAATGTCCACTCATGTCCTTCCTGAtctcagctacacacacacacacacagttagatatacagcacacacactcctcacgtGCTCTCATGCCCTTCCCAGGTTTCCTCGACACACTCACCGATCTTCATCATCTTGCGGAGCTTGACCAGGTTCCCGGTGATCAGGTAGAGGAAGGTGAGCTTGTCGAAGTTCTTGGTTCTCTGATAGCACATCTCCACCACCTGGTGATGACCCTGCAGCAGAGCCGCCTCGCCCAGACGCTCCCAACAGCTGCGCTCATCCAGAGCCTTCGCCGCTTCCAGCGCCACCTGCAGCACGAGGAAGGAACCATCAGTGAAAGTGTTCACAGTGACCTCACACGGCCGACGGCCACGCCCTCCTCACCTCGATGTTTCCGCACTCCAGCGCCAGACTGAAGCGGGTTTTCTCATCCTTGACGAAGTGCAGCGCCACCTCCGGGTAGCCCTTCTTCTGCAGGTACGCAATGATGGACTGACCCACCAGCTTAGCGTTACGCACCATGTGCAGCACCTGAGGAATTACGGGTAACACGTCAGCATAGATAAAAGATTCATCATTCATAAACCCCTCGCTATAAATATCAGTACGCTGTGGGTGTGTCTCTTCGCCATATATAGACCGACCTCGTCGTATTTGCGGTTAACGAGGGCGAGTTTGAAGCGGTACTCAGTCGGGTCGATGTTGAGGACGCGAGGCCTGCACTCCCGATCCAGACAGTACACACTGTTCCCCCTCACACGGGTCACGTAGATGGGCAGGTCCAGGGTGCGGATTATACCATGATCActttggagacacacacacagcactgaaATCGGAGTACTACTGCATATTATTAGTAGAGGTGCAGTACCCTGTGTGACCAGCAGGGTCACATGTATTCCACACTACGCCGTCATAAATGTATTTGTCAGGTGAGAGAGGGTCGGATGTGGGCGTTACCCTGAGGTGAGGGCGTATTTGATGTGGTTGGAGGTGGTGTAAATAAACACGCCGCTCTCATCCCATGCGCCGCTCTTCACACGGATGTTCTCGTGGATGTTACACAGACTCTCCAACTTCCTGTTGCAGATCATAATGGCTGGAAAGACAGGCGAGGTTTTGATTATTAAGatacaaatataaataaaacacacaaacacaagtgcAGTACCGTGTTTGGCCAGCAGGTGTCATGAGTTTTATTTTTCTATCGGTGCAGTACCGTGTTTGGCCAGCAGGGCGACATGGCTGGTGTCTGCGCTCCACACCACGTATTTGACTTTAGCGATTTTGACGGTAGCGAGTGAACGTTTCTGCTGCACGTCGAACAGCGTGACTCCGTCCGCGTCCCTCAGCAGCAGAGAACCCGTTCCTGCGTAGAAGATCTCCTCGCAGCTCGGCACCTGCACCTTCTTCACAATCTCGTTCTTCAGGTTCTTGATCAGCAGCTGTGGACAaattaaacacgcacacacacgtcaaCAGGAAGTGTGCGTGCGGGGCGGAGAGGGCGGGAGCAGGAAGCGTGTGACGTGATCTCACCGAGTGCATGCGGTCCAACACGGTGAAGCGATTCCGGGCCACCCACACCGCTGTAAGGCCTGAGGAGCGCTTTCCTTCtggagctacacacacacaccacttaaaACCTGAGTGTAACTGCAGTCAGTGTAtaatggtgtgtgagagagagagagagaagcgcgAGCACGGTGCTCACCGTCAGGGTTCTGCGAGTCGCTCTCTCGAGGGATGGAGTACAGATCATACGTGCTGTTCTCCAGATTAGTGGCTCTCTGAAAcacacgagtgtgtgtgagacatgaGAAGGTTCAGAAtgataacacacacacgcacttcctGTCCGAGAGAGACTCTTACCGTACACAGCAGCACGGCGTTCTCCGCAGGATTGTACGACATGCTGAAGACGGGGAACTTGGAGCCGCTGCAAAAACAGaacccaaaataaataaaaaataaataaattaaaaaaaaaaaaaaagattaaacttTTTTTGGATGGAGATTTAGAGGTGGAGTTTCGCATAAATCTGGCCTAATGACCTCAGATCTCAGGATGACGATGTGATCAGAAAGCTTTAGAAAGCTGCACGGTCAGCTAGAGAACTGTGATGATCGGACGACGGTTGTCATGGTAACGGCGAAATAGAACACTGACGTCTAGTTTACTAGCAGTTAGCTAACCGCTAACCGAGCCAAGCGACAAGCCTAATAGAGATATCAAGTCAGGTCAGTGTGTGGGCGTGCACGCATTTGCATAAGCATGAATATTTATATGTTCCTGGGGATGAAATTGTAGAGACGTTGGTCAGTTCTTTGACgctaaaaataaattttttttgaaaGACTACATTTctgcacccctccccccacacacctGCGTAGCTGCATGACAGCTGTGTCTTTGCTGCTGTTGAAATCGAGCTGACGCAGGAAACGGTCCTTGACGTAGTACAGCATGTTCCCGTACACGGCGTACGCAGGACGCTCACGCTCCAACTTAAACACCAGCATCCCGCTGTCATGACCTGATCTCACACACATTAAAAGCACTAATGTTCACTCATGAACCAATCAGAGTGggatgcgcacgtgtgtgtgtgagagagggagagagaaacacacaccagCAGCGAACAGGTTGAGGTTGGGATGAGCTCCGAGCACCCAGAAGCGGTCGTGATCCCTGCGGAAGGTTTGGACGCCGGTCCTCTTGGACATGTCCCACACTCGGATGCTCTTATCCTCGGAGTTGGACAGGATGAGCTCCTGGCGTGGATGGAAGACGGCGCAGGACACGTTGTTGTAGTGCCCCCTACAGGTGTCCAGTTCCCACGCCTTCGACTCTAAACAAAACAAGAGCGGTGACACGCCCGTACGCATCCGGCTGTGCTCCAATCAGGAGGAGGCCTACACAGGACACACCTCCTGCACATGGATACAAACTCAAACATTCAAACAAATAAAAAGTTCTGCATGTACGTAAACACATCACACACGCTTACCGTTCATCCTCCAGATCTTCACCTGACGGTCGTCAGCTCCACTCACAATCAGTGGCATGCTGGGATGGAATGCTGCCCAGTTCACCCCTCGATCATGACCCTGAGGGCAAAGGTCAAAATTCATCATGTCATCAGTGGGCAGAGCctgaacattcattcattcattcattcattcattcatctgtaCACAAAAAAAGGGATCGTTTACAGAAGACAATTTGTCATTTGCTGCACAAGAACCATCATGTCATGGGGGGAGGACGAGGAGCGTCACTACCCCTCCCCCGCCAGAGAAACTCCTCCCACTTTCACAAGTGCAGCTAAAAAGGTCATGAAGGAAATTACAGCAATTACATTAAAGAGAGAAACCGGACCAAACCATTACTGATATGGGGGGGAATGCGGGGTCCATTTATTTCATCAGATACAGGACTAAACCACTACTGATCAGAGGGGGGTCTGAACAGGAACTCTACAGGAAGGGTACTTCTGTTTCAGCTCAGTCGAGTTAGAACGCAGCACCAATAACGGTATGATGATGTAATGGGTCTGACCTCCAGCACGTGTTTAACCACAGCGTCCGACGCTCCGAACAGATCCACCCCAGTGATGCCACGCACTTCTGTTTCCACGGCGCCTGGAGACAGGTTCTTCTTCCTCAAACCTGGAACCAGCATTTACAGTCCGACACCCACGGGGTACCCGATTAcacggaacacacacacacacagtaaagagAGGAGCAGTGTTATAACTGACACAACTATAAAACACACACCCACTCCACAACAACTTGGGATGCAaactaaataataacaataacaactTTATCACCATTTTGATTCTTTTAATCAAAAAAGGAGTGACGAAATGAGGTGAAGACTCGGTACGCTGTGATTGGCTAAGAGGCACTCACTCTCAAACATGATTGGCTAACCTGGAGAAAATCATCAAAGGGGTGGGGACATGCCAAATCAATCAGAGAGCgagcgtgcgagagagagagaggaggctgtgtCCCAAACACAGGGCTCATCACTACTTAGTGCCCTTATTACAGCTGACACTGAACCTGTGGGATTTGGGACAcagccctaaaaaaaaaaaaaatcctcatgtTCTTAGTAGCGAGTCAGAGCTTCAAGTGCAGTGCGGTTCTAATCCGTACACTAACTAGTGATAAACTCAGGGGTTTGGATCAGAACAGAACCATAAAGTGGATGATGTAAG contains the following coding sequences:
- the copa gene encoding coatomer subunit alpha, producing MLTKFETKSARVKGLSFHPKRPWILASLHNGVIQLWDYRMCTLIDKFDEHDGPVRGIDFHKQQPLFVSGGDDYKIKVWNYKLRRCLFTLLGHLDYIRTTFFHHEYPWILSASDDQTIRLWNWQSRTCVCVLTGHNHYVMCAQFHPSEDLVVSASLDQTVRVWDISGLRKKNLSPGAVETEVRGITGVDLFGASDAVVKHVLEGHDRGVNWAAFHPSMPLIVSGADDRQVKIWRMNESKAWELDTCRGHYNNVSCAVFHPRQELILSNSEDKSIRVWDMSKRTGVQTFRRDHDRFWVLGAHPNLNLFAAGHDSGMLVFKLERERPAYAVYGNMLYYVKDRFLRQLDFNSSKDTAVMQLRSGSKFPVFSMSYNPAENAVLLCTRATNLENSTYDLYSIPRESDSQNPDAPEGKRSSGLTAVWVARNRFTVLDRMHSLLIKNLKNEIVKKVQVPSCEEIFYAGTGSLLLRDADGVTLFDVQQKRSLATVKIAKVKYVVWSADTSHVALLAKHAIMICNRKLESLCNIHENIRVKSGAWDESGVFIYTTSNHIKYALTSGDHGIIRTLDLPIYVTRVRGNSVYCLDRECRPRVLNIDPTEYRFKLALVNRKYDEVLHMVRNAKLVGQSIIAYLQKKGYPEVALHFVKDEKTRFSLALECGNIEVALEAAKALDERSCWERLGEAALLQGHHQVVEMCYQRTKNFDKLTFLYLITGNLVKLRKMMKIAEIRKDMSGHYQGALYLGDVSERVRILKNCGQKSLAYLTAATHGMDEEAEALKETFDLEKEMIPEVDPNAELLQPPPPINPLDTNWPLLTVSKGFFEGAIAAKGRAGQMAADLDMDAPGGEGWGEDAELHLDEDGFMDAQEGLGEEGALGKEEGGGWEVEEDLDLPPELDVPAGAGGGAEGEGFFVPPTKGISPTQMWCNNSQLPVDHILAGSFETAMRLLHDQVGVVQFELLKPLFLQAFSRGRVSYVGLPSLPCLFSHPLRDGGTTEGRRQRDGQKGGVPAVGLHLRDLIARLQQCYQMTTAGRFDEAVDKFRSILLSVPLLVLDNKQEIAEAQQLITICKEYIVGLTMETERKKLPKDTLEQQKRQCEMAAYFTHCNLQPVHMVLVLRTALNLFFKLKNFKTAAGFARRLLELGPKPEVAQQTRKILAACEKNLTDTHQLNYDPHNPFDLCAASFTPLYRGRPVEKCPLSGACYCPTYKGQVCRVTQVTEIGKDVIGLRVSPLQFR